The Lactuca sativa cultivar Salinas chromosome 2, Lsat_Salinas_v11, whole genome shotgun sequence genome includes a window with the following:
- the LOC111889123 gene encoding probable inactive leucine-rich repeat receptor-like protein kinase At3g03770 — protein MGCYCSNLVFFMLFLSWGFFISSTHQLQSTQTQILLQLRKHLEYPLQLSNWENYNGDFCNLVSNPQVSIKCEGNSISELKIMGDKLKKVSDFHGYAVQNQTLSETFSIDSLVVTLARLNTLRVLSLVSLGIWGPLPEKIHRLSSLELLDMSSNFIFGSIPNEISKLVKLRTLTLDGNFFNESIPNWFDSLSNLTILSLRNNKFNGQFPSSICKITSLTEIALSHNNLNGKLPDLTPLSSLNLLDLRDNHFDSELPLLPKGVTTVLLSNSSFKGQIPEEFGKLNRLQHLDLSSNSLVGTPPSNLFSLPNISYLNLGSNMLSGSLHNIIKCGDNLGFVDISINRLTGNLPPCLDTNSSNKRVVKFNGNCLSGVNNQKHSDSICKEDNVKKKQSWGSAAIWVTIGVIGLMVIFLVIVAFIRLFFHKRYNRRETVTLQHTVPKFIQESLPSGISSEVLANARIISEASKLGTQVAPSCRVFSIEELAEATDNFSSSMFLGEGSIGKLYKGRLENGGYIVIRSLSLYKKYSIRNLKVRLDLLSKLRHPHLVNFLGYCINDVGLEDTTSSRVFLVHEYISNGNFRTHLSECSPHQILKWSDRLAVLIGIAKAVHFLHTGVIPASSSNRLRTNNILLDEHRIAKLSDYGMSIITEELEQFEAKGDAPKSWHMKKLADDVYDFGFILLEALVGPIVTGKGETFLLNEMKSFGSQDGRQRIVDPVVLTTCSQESLSIVISITNKCISIEPENRPSFEDVLWNLQYAAQVQTTADYEHKSEGAL, from the exons ATGGGGTGCTACTGCTCAAATTTGGTGTTCTTCATGCTGTTTCTTTCATGGGGTTTCTTCATCTCAAGCACCCATCAATTACAATCAACTCAAACTCAGATTCTTCTCCAACTCAGAAAACATTTGGAGTACCCACTGCAATTAAGCAATTGGGAAAATTACAATGGTGATTTTTGTAATTTGGTTTCAAACCCACAAGTGAGCATCAAATGTGAAGGTAATTCAATCTCCGAGCTCAAAATCATGGGAGACAAGCTTAAAAAGGTTAGTGATTTTCATGGGTATGCAGTTCAAAATCAAACTTTATCTGAAACTTTCTCCATTGATTCCTTAGTAGTCACATTAGCAAGATTGAATACCTTAAGGGTGCTTAGCTTAGTGTCGTTAGGAATTTGGGGCCCACTTCCTGAAAAAATCCATCGGCTTTCCTCTCTCGAACTTCTAGACATGAGCTCAAATTTCATATTCGGTTCTATTCCAAATGAGATTTCAAAGCTCGTAAAGCTTCGTACTTTGACATTAGATGGAAATTTCTTCAATGAATCCATCCCCAATTGGTTCGATTCATTATCAAACCTCACCATTCTGAGCCTGAGAAACAACAAATTCAACGGTCAGTTCCCTTCTTCAATTTGCAAAATCACATCTCTCACTGAAATTGCTCTTTCTCACAACAACCTCAACGGTAAATTACCCGATCTGACCCCTTTATCTAGTTTAAACTTATTGGATTTGAGAGACAATCATTTCGATTCTGAACTCCCGTTGTTACCCAAAGGAGTTACTACAGTTCTTTTGAGCAATAGTTCATTCAAGGGCCAAATCCCTGAAGAATTTGGCAAACTTAATCGACTGCAACACCTTGATCTATCATCCAATTCCTTGGTGGGCACGCCACCATCCAATCTATTCTCCTTGCCAAACATAAGTTATCTGAATCTTGGATCCAATATGTTAAGTGGGTCCcttcataacatcataaaatgtGGCGACAATCTAGGGTTTGTTGATATTTCAATCAATAGGTTAACCGGTAATCTTCCTCCTTGTTTGGATACGAATTCTAGCAACAAAAGAGTTGTGAAGTTCAATGGGAATTGCTTGTCTGGGGTTAACAACCAGAAGCATTCAGATTCAATCTGTAAAGAAGATAATGTGAAGAAGAAACAATCTTGGGGTAGTGCAGCCATATGGGTTACAATTGGTGTGATTGGTTTGATGGTGATCTTTTTGGTTATAGTTGCCTTTATTCGGTTATTCTTTCATAAAAGGTATAATCGAAGAGAGACTGTTACACTACAGCACACAGTGCCAAAGTTTATCCAGGAAAGTTTACCTTCAGGGATTTCTTCTGAAGTTCTTGCAAATGCCA GGATCATATCGGAAGCATCTAAGTTAGGGACTCAAGTTGCACCATCATGTCGTGTGTTTTCTATAGAAGAGTTAGCAGAAGCCACAGATAATTTCTCTTCATCAATGTTTCTAGGGGAAGGTTCAATTGGAAAG CTTTACAAGGGAAGATTGGAAAATGGAGGCTATATTGTCATACGATCTCTctcattatataaaaaatattcaaTCAGAAATCTGAAAGTTAGGTTGGATTTGCTCTCAAAGCTTAGACACCCCCATCTTGTTAACTTTTTGGGTTATTGCATTAATGATGTGGGTTTAGAAGATACCACTTCAAGCAGAGTCTTCTTAGTGCATGAATATATATCAAATGGAAATTTCCGGACTCATCTCTCag AGTGTTCTCCACATCAGATTCTCAAATGGTCTGATCGGTTGGCTGTTCTGATTGGGATTGCTAAGGCTGTTCATTTTCTGCATACTGGTGTAATTCCTGCTTCTTCTAGCAATCGATTAAGAACAAATAATATATTGCTTGATGAGCATCGTATTGCAAAGCTAAGTGACTATGGAATGTCCATCATTACAGAAGAATTAGAACAGTTTGAG GCAAAGGGAGACGCTCCAAAATCATG GCATATGAAGAAGTTGGCAGATGATGTGTATGACTTTGGGTTCATTTTGCTCGAAGCACTTGTGGGGCCGATTGTAACAGGAAAAGGCGAAACATTTCTGCTGAATGAAATG AAATCGTTTGGAAGCCAGGATGGTAGGCAAAGAATTGTGGATCCAGTGGTGTTAACAACATGCTCACAAGAATCGTTATCAATTGTGATATCAATCAccaataaatgcatatcaatagAACCAGAAAATCGGCCTTCGTTTGAAGATGTGTTGTGGAACTTGCAGTATGCAGCTCAAGTACAAACCACAGCTGATTATGAACATAAATCAGAGGGTGCACTTTAA
- the LOC111889507 gene encoding uncharacterized protein LOC111889507 produces the protein MKTLKALRNNGFPSILVFSFCRKHEIEIVEMSEFYVTPRNRRTKVTNQHHFEVDIFNTVLDMQIQKFGDRFSEVSTDLLEYMAALSPCNTFSMFEKSKLVKLSELYQNDFNDLERVFANLKGIAELSRLMVETGKHRSFPLVYRLLKLTLVLPVATATVERCFSAIKLLKTDLCNKIGDNFLNDVLICSVEKEALMDVKIE, from the exons ATGAAAACGTTGAAAGCTTTAAGAAATAATGGGTTTCCTTCAATACTGGTATTTTCTTTTTGTCGTAAACATGAAATTGAAATTGTGGAAATGTCCGAATTTTATGTTACTCCAAGAAACCGTAGAACCAAGGTTACTAATCAACATCACTTTGAAGTTGATATTTTCAACACGGTTTTGGATATGCAAATTCAAAAATTTGGTGACCGTTTTAGTGAAGTGAGCACCGATTTACTAGAATACATGGCGGCTTTGAGTCCTTGTAATACATTTTCTATGTTTGAAAAATCAAAGTTGGTGAAGCTAAGTGAATTATACCAAAATGATTTTAATGATTTGGAAAGAGT ATTTGCTAATTTGAAGGGAATTGCAGAACTTTCTCGTTTGATGGTGGAAACAGGGAAACATCGTTCTTTTCCTTTGGTTTATAGGCTATTAAAGTTGACTTTGGTTTTGCCCGTAGCAACCGCAACCGTTGAAAGATGTTTTTCCGCAATAAAGCTCTTGAAGACTGACTTATGTAATAAAATCGGTGATAATTTTTTGAATGATGTTTTGATTTGTAGTGTAGAAAAAGAAGCACTTATGGATGTTAAGATTGAATGA
- the LOC111889596 gene encoding protein LYK2 yields MWEPQVYIPVIVVAIFTVCVAIAAFTIYMILRRKKTKLHHGSLCNKSVDLELQQLSLSIRTVSENKVSFESSSQKVVVVMESFTVEELTAATAGFCSSNLIKGSVYHGRLNGKNLAIKRTDHFTISKINFELLHDATHFHPNMIRLLGSCTGDEESGGVVAGGGFLVFEYAKNGSLKDWIHGGLAIKSHFIASCDCFLTWNQRLRICLDIATALQYMHQIMNPSYVHKDIKSRNIFLDEDFNAKIGNFGMEECVKNDHFPKEVESSSSSSWDRGYIAPELLGSSAIDPTPSTDIYAFGVVLLEILSGKPPVSSNKSESEEEGGVTVLLSEKIKFILRSSTIGSSEELNEFMDNMLGEKYSFDAAITLVNLATACVEDDPMLRPNAGEIVQKLSKLAAEFLPELGEEEEQIAISESSCKPLVIKNISD; encoded by the coding sequence ATGTGGGAACCTCAAGTTTATATCCCCGTAATTGTTGTTGCAATATTCACTGTATGTGTAGCCATTGCAGCATTCACCATTTACATGATCCTACGGAGGAAGAAGACAAAGCTGCATCATGGTTCTTTATGCAACAAGAGCGTCGATTTGGAGCTTCAACAGTTGAGTTTAAGTATACGCACGGTTAGCGAAAACAAAGTCTCGTTTGAATCTTCTTCacagaaggtggtggtggttatggaaAGCTTCACGGTGGAGGAGCTAACTGCAGCTACCGCAGGCTTCTGCTCCAGCAACCTCATCAAGGGCAGCGTGTATCACGGCCGCCTGAACGGCAAGAACTTGGCGATCAAGCGCACAGATCATTTCACCATCTCCAAGATCAACTTTGAGCTCCTTCACGATGCAACACATTTCCATCCCAATATGATCAGGCTGTTGGGGAGTTGTACAGGCGATGAAGAAAGCGGCGGTGTGGTGGCCGGAGGTGGGTTTTTGGTGTTCGAGTATGCGAAAAACGGGTCTTTAAAAGACTGGATTCATGGTGGATTAGCAATAAAGAGTCATTTCATTGCTTCATGCGACTGTTTCTTGACATGGAACCAGAGGCTAAGGATCTGTTTGGATATCGCCACTGCGTTACAGTACATGCATCAGATAATGAATCCAAGTTACGTTCATAAAGACATCAAGAGTCGGAATATTTTTCTAGATGAAGACTTCAATgccaagattgggaattttggcATGGAAGAATGCGTTAAAAACGATCACTTTCCCAAAGAAGTAgaatcttcttcatcttcttcgtgGGATAGAGGGTACATCGCACCTGAACTTTTAGGTTCAAGTGCAATCGATCCGACTCCGAGCACTGATATCTATGCTTTTGGGGTGGTTTTACTTGAGATTTTATCAGGAAAACCACCAGTCAGCAGCAATAAATCCGAGAGCGAAGAAGAAGGGGGTGTTACTGTTTTGCTATCTGAGAAAATCAAGTTTATATTACGATCAAGTACTATTGGTTCTTCTGAAGAACTGAATGAATTTATGGATAACATGTTAGGGGAGAAGTATTCGTTTGATGCAGCGATCACGTTAGTGAATCTTGCTACAGCGTGTGTAGAGGATGATCCGATGTTGAGGCCCAATGCCGGAGAAATTGTGCAGAAGTTGTCTAAACTTGCGGCGGAGTTCTTACCAGAATTAGGGGAGGAAGAAGAGCAAATCGCCATCAGTGAAAGCTCTTGTAAACCTCTTGTTATCAAGAACATTAGCGATTAA